AGGCCGAGCAGCGCCGCGAGGAGGCCGAGGAGCGGGCCGAGCAGCAGCGCCGCAAGGCCGAGGAGGACAAGCAGCGCCGCGAGCAGCAGGCCGAGGAGGCCGAGCGGCGCCGCAAGGCCGAGGTCCGCGAGCAGGCCGAGGAGGCCCGCGAGGCCACGGCCAGCCGGGCCCGGCGATCCCGCCTCGCCCAGCTGGAGAAGGAGGAGGAGGCGCTGGACGAGCGGTCCGACGCCGCCACCGCCGCCGACGAGGCCAGCCGCCTGCGCAACGAGGCCACCAAGGCCAAGGCGGCCAGGAAGCGCCGCAACAGCTAGCCATCCGTCCCACCGTTCGCGATCGGGCCGCTCCCTCACCCCCGGGGAGCGGCCCGGTTCGCGTCCCGGGCCGTCCCCCGGGGGGCGGCCCGGTTCGCGTCGTAGGCTCGGTCGGGTGAGCTTCCCGTCGCGCCGGATGCGCCGCCTGCGCCGCACCCCGGCCCTGCGCCGGCTGGTGGCCGAGACCCGGCTGTCGGTCGACGACCTCGTCGCCCCGCTCTTCGTGCGCGAGGGCATCGACGAGCCCCGGCCGATCGCCTCGCTGCCCGGCGTCGTCCAGCACACCCGCGAGTCGCTGCGCAAGGAGGTCGCCGCCCTCGCCGACCTCGGCGTCCCGGCCGTGATCCTCTTCGGCGTCCCAGCCACCAAGGACCCGGAGGGGTCGGGCGCGTGGGACCCCGACGGCATCGTCCAGCTGGCGCTGCGCGACCTGCGCGACGAGGTCGGCTCCCGGGTCGTGCTGCTCGCCGACCTCTGCCTCGACGAGTACACCGACCACGGGCACTGCGGCGTGGTCGACGAGGCCGGCGAGGTCGACAACGACGCCACCGTCGAGCTGTACGCCCGCACGGCCGTCGCCCAGGCCGAGGCCGGGGCCGACGTGGTCGCCCCGTCCGGGATGATGGACGGGCAGGTGGCCGCCATCCGCGCCTCGCTCGACGGCACCGGCCACGAGGCGGTGGCGATCCTCGCCTACGCGGCCAAGTACGCGTCCGCGCTGTACGGGCCGTTCAGGGAGGCCGTCGACGTCACGATCGCCGCCGGCGGCGACCGCAAGGGGTACCAGCAGGACCCGAGCAACGCCCGCGAGGCGCTCGAGGAGATCCGGATGGACGTGGCCGAGGGCGCCGACATGGTCATGGTCAAGCCCGCGCTCGCCTACCTCGACGTGATCGCGCGGGCGAGGGCCGAGGTGAACGTGCCCCTCGCCGCCTACCACGTGTCGGGCGAGTACGCGATGGTCAAGGCGGCCGCCGAGCGGGGCTGGCTCGACGGCACGGCGGTGGCGCTCGAGCACCTGACGGCGGTCAAGCGGGCCGGCGCCGACCTGATCCTCACCTACTTCGCGCGCGAGCTGGCCGAGACGC
The nucleotide sequence above comes from Acidimicrobiales bacterium. Encoded proteins:
- the hemB gene encoding porphobilinogen synthase, whose amino-acid sequence is MSFPSRRMRRLRRTPALRRLVAETRLSVDDLVAPLFVREGIDEPRPIASLPGVVQHTRESLRKEVAALADLGVPAVILFGVPATKDPEGSGAWDPDGIVQLALRDLRDEVGSRVVLLADLCLDEYTDHGHCGVVDEAGEVDNDATVELYARTAVAQAEAGADVVAPSGMMDGQVAAIRASLDGTGHEAVAILAYAAKYASALYGPFREAVDVTIAAGGDRKGYQQDPSNAREALEEIRMDVAEGADMVMVKPALAYLDVIARARAEVNVPLAAYHVSGEYAMVKAAAERGWLDGTAVALEHLTAVKRAGADLILTYFARELAETLGA